The nucleotide sequence AATGTACCTCTACTAATTCCAAGCATAATGGCAGCACGTGATTGGTTATACTTGCAATGCTCCATTACAGCACGAAATAGCGGTGTCTCAATTTCCTCAAGAACAAACTGGTACAGATCAACAGGATCAGTTCCCTTCAGCTCGGTGAAATATTTCTGCACTGATTGAGTGACACTGGCAGCCAACGACGAAGTAGTAGTATCTCCGGCCTCATTACCGATTGTTGTCATTCTTATTAACTCCTCCTTTTAAAAGCAGCATCTTACCCAATTGAGCAATTCCTGACAAGTACAGACCTAGCAAATTTGACTTAAAAATCAGGAATTACTGAATGGGCTTAAAATATCTAAGCCCACTCAAACGGGTCAATTTTACCTATTAAAATTTCAACATAGCTGGATTGAAAGGTTTGCCATTAACTGCTAATTGACCTTGGTTAAGACTCACTTCAATCACGTAATCACTTCCTTGTACTGTCAGGACGCCATTCTGTACCAGGGTAGATAATTGCTTGGTAGCCAGTGTGGTAGCCTGCTCATTGACATCTGCAGAACTTGTAGCCGCTTGCGTAGTAGTATCAGTACTGGCTTGTGGCTGTACTTGATCAACAGGACCTTGCTGACTTGCACTAGGCTGTGGTGACATCATCTTTTGCTTAATTGATTCTGTCATTAGCTGTTGTACAACTGCAGCAGGGATCTTCAACTTACCGTTGCCTTGAATTTTTTGCATCAGTTCAAAGGGGTTAGCAAATTCACCTTTCGGCAGAGAAACCATTAAGTTACCCTCGAGTGTCCCCTGAGGCATCACAAAATTCATTTCTGAAATTTCAAACTCAGCCCCCTTGCTAAACAACCTGGGTAACTCAGGCAACATGGCGAATACGGCTTGTTGACGTTGAGCATCTGTACCTTGTTGCAGCTGATTTAATTGATCATTCAATTTAGCTAATACATCGGCATCAAGATTTCTAATCGCTACTTCTAAATTACCTGGACCATAAGTTTTGCCGTTAGCGACTATTTTTTCTAATGACGTTTTAAATTGCGAACTAAATAAGCCATCGTCAATATCGCTATTAGAACGCATGTCGAATTGGCCTAGCTCAAGCAGCTTGGCGTCCTTATTCATGACTACGAGCGAGGGGAAAGATAAACTGGCATCACCCAAGAACAAACCTGTTGGCGTCTTGTGTAAATTATATTCGCTGGTAATAGCCGACATCGTTGTATCGATTTGGTCTTTTGTAAAATGCAAACCATCTATGGTTATATTACCATCCACTTCACTCATGTTAGAGGAAACACTGGTTGATGTAGACATGCCCAACCAATTAAATTCCGCATTTCCTTCTTTAGCAAATAACTTGAAGGCCGGTAAAGAAGTATCAATACTCGTATTACCAAAATAATTTACGAAAAAGCTCATATTTAACTTTGGTTGAGTAGATTGGCTTGAGAATAAATTATTAAATTTATCAGTATATTGTGCTGGTAAAGTTAATAAAGTATGAGCGAAGCCTAGACCGAATTTGATACCGCGATCTGAGAATATGACAGGACCATGGTAAATAGTAATCGGCATTTGCATTTGATAATCTTCAGCAGGCACTGTCTGGGATTTACCATCTATTTGCACGACACGCTCAGGAACATGTAAACGCCAGTCCAATGAAGCCTCGGAAGTAAACCAACCACGCTTGTACTGCACAATTTCAGCAGCAACACCATTGGATTGATTGACTATATTAAGGCTTTCTCTCACCTTACGTTCAGTGAGATAACCCATACCATAATAAGAGCCGAGGACTAGAGCGGCTAAAAGAACCACTAATCCTGTGAATTTTTTCATTATTATCTCCGTGTTAGTGTTCGTCCTATGCAGATGAAGAAAGCACTTCCACCCCGCAGAGGGTTACCGCCCTAATTAAAACACGAGATTCACTAACTAGCAAAGAAATATGCGAATAAAAACAGGGTAAGTGCCCACAAATGGGCTTAAATAAAATAGAGTGTCTAGCAGGCATCCTTCAGGAGTAGAACTGGGGCACGTCATCCTAAGGGTCTGGCGTATATTCTGCGAAATCAAGATTGCACTTTGGAAAAAGTTCAGCCAATTGCCGTGTATCTGCACGGCAATTGGTTGTGGAGAGAAGTTAAGCGTTATTACATCTTACGAATGGGCTTGCAGTAAGTTTCTTTCACTGTAAATGCCAGGATCAAAGCGACAAGCGAACAGAGGGGTAATATTTTCAACCCGGCCTGAAAATCGGAAAGTAATAAAGACTCAACATTGTATGCTCGGGCACCTGCTACCAAATCAACCAAACGACCTACCAAAGGCTGCATTAGGGCACCAACAAAAATAGAAATCATATTGGTAAAGGCAATTGAGGTACCGACCACGTTGCTCTCATGAATCTCAGTCGATACCGCATAGGCAATAGCTACACCAGTATTAGTCAAACCAAACACAAAGAAAATAAGGTAAGCGGACGTTTTATCGAGGGAGGGGTAAAAGACAAACAATGAACTTAAAACGATACCGCACAGCGCAGAAAAAATCATTAATGGTTTGCGACGCCCCATTCTATCTGACAACCAACCTGATAGTGGACCGCTGATTCCCCAGCCAATAAAGATTAGGCCTGTTGCAAAAGCCGCAGTATGAGCAGTCAAACCGCGGCCATATTGTAAATAGGCCGGACCGATCGCTTCACCAATGACAGCAGTAGGTCCAAATAGAAAGCCCGCATAGAGTGCATTTAACCAAGTTTGGCGATGGGACAAAATAATACGCAAACTTTCTAAAATACTCAGTCTTGCTTCATACTTGATTTCACGTCGCTTCGTACCCGGTTTGTCCTGGACAAACTGATATAAAAGACCGGCTAGTGCAATAAATAAAAAGGCAATAATCAGCATACTATGCCGCCAACCAACATTGGCCACTAAAAAGGAAACGGGCGCTTCGCCAGCTGCTGCCCCTAACATACCAAGTGCCTGGGTTAAACCCGCCAATAAGCCCAGCATCGCTGGAGGAAACCAGGATGTGGCTAAACGTAAGGAGCTCACAAAGGCAAACGCGGCGCTAAAACCGATCAACATACGCCCTACTGAAGCCATCATCAAGCCATCTGCCAAGCCAAAAACACCACACCCCAGAGCGGTGATTAAAGACAT is from Legionella donaldsonii and encodes:
- a CDS encoding helix-turn-helix domain-containing protein; translation: MTTIGNEAGDTTTSSLAASVTQSVQKYFTELKGTDPVDLYQFVLEEIETPLFRAVMEHCKYNQSRAAIMLGISRGTLRTKLRRYFDDKYVGTRD
- a CDS encoding YdgA family protein, with protein sequence MKKFTGLVVLLAALVLGSYYGMGYLTERKVRESLNIVNQSNGVAAEIVQYKRGWFTSEASLDWRLHVPERVVQIDGKSQTVPAEDYQMQMPITIYHGPVIFSDRGIKFGLGFAHTLLTLPAQYTDKFNNLFSSQSTQPKLNMSFFVNYFGNTSIDTSLPAFKLFAKEGNAEFNWLGMSTSTSVSSNMSEVDGNITIDGLHFTKDQIDTTMSAITSEYNLHKTPTGLFLGDASLSFPSLVVMNKDAKLLELGQFDMRSNSDIDDGLFSSQFKTSLEKIVANGKTYGPGNLEVAIRNLDADVLAKLNDQLNQLQQGTDAQRQQAVFAMLPELPRLFSKGAEFEISEMNFVMPQGTLEGNLMVSLPKGEFANPFELMQKIQGNGKLKIPAAVVQQLMTESIKQKMMSPQPSASQQGPVDQVQPQASTDTTTQAATSSADVNEQATTLATKQLSTLVQNGVLTVQGSDYVIEVSLNQGQLAVNGKPFNPAMLKF
- a CDS encoding MFS transporter; translated protein: MSESDKASRINQLGFAWIVWGLAAAFYFSDYLARVAPGVMHRSLQIDFGINEAGFGILTASFYFPYILMQIPVGLTVDRLSIRAILTVMSLITALGCGVFGLADGLMMASVGRMLIGFSAAFAFVSSLRLATSWFPPAMLGLLAGLTQALGMLGAAAGEAPVSFLVANVGWRHSMLIIAFLFIALAGLLYQFVQDKPGTKRREIKYEARLSILESLRIILSHRQTWLNALYAGFLFGPTAVIGEAIGPAYLQYGRGLTAHTAAFATGLIFIGWGISGPLSGWLSDRMGRRKPLMIFSALCGIVLSSLFVFYPSLDKTSAYLIFFVFGLTNTGVAIAYAVSTEIHESNVVGTSIAFTNMISIFVGALMQPLVGRLVDLVAGARAYNVESLLLSDFQAGLKILPLCSLVALILAFTVKETYCKPIRKM